Below is a genomic region from Microbacterium sp. LWO12-1.2.
ACGCGGGCGTGAGCATCGCCGAGACGCGGCGGGTGTTGGCGGCGCTGGATGACCCGCCGGAGAACCCGCACGATTTGCTCGGAACGGCGCATGCGGCGATCACTCCCCCGGTGGATGAGGAGTTGGATCTGACCGGCGCTGAGCGGCTCGTCGAGGGGCTCGGGTGGAAGTCCGGGATGTGCGATGAGGCAGTGCTCCACGCGGTCGCCCGGGCGTTGCAAGGGCTGGAGCGAGCCGGATTCACCGTGCCGCATGCGGCGATGGCGGAGTACCTTGCCAGTGCGCGGCGGATCGCGGATGCCGAGCTCGCCGGGGTGCCGGACGAGTCCGCGGAGGCTGCGGTGCGGTACGTGGTGCTGGGGTCGGTGCTGGTGGAGCCGTTGTTGTTGGCGCTGCGGCGGGTGGCGCAGCAGGTGAGTTCGGGGGAGAGGTTTGGCGAGAGGCCGGATCGGCTTCGGTGATCTGGCCGCTGCGCTCTATGCCCGTCTGGTGAAAACTGCCGTCGCGCGGATGCTGCGCAGGGTTCGACGA
It encodes:
- a CDS encoding MerR family transcriptional regulator yields the protein MRISELSAQTGVTVPTIKYYLREALLPEGERSAPTQAAYGEKHVERLRVIRALLDAGVSIAETRRVLAALDDPPENPHDLLGTAHAAITPPVDEELDLTGAERLVEGLGWKSGMCDEAVLHAVARALQGLERAGFTVPHAAMAEYLASARRIADAELAGVPDESAEAAVRYVVLGSVLVEPLLLALRRVAQQVSSGERFGERPDRLR